The DNA sequence GACCTCCAGCAGCAGCCGCTGCTGGGGGTCGGTCTCGGGCGCCTCCCGGGGGCTGAGCCCGAAGAACACCGGGTCGAAGTCGGCGGCGTCGTACAGGAACCCGCCCTCGCGCACATAGCTGCGCCCGGGCCGGCCGGGAGCCGGGTCGTACAGCGTGTCCATGTCCCAGCCGCGGTCGGTGGGGAACTGCCCGACGACGTCGGCGCCCGTGTCCACCACCCGCCACAGGTCCTCGGGGCCGGCGACGCCGCCCGGGTAGCGGCAGCCCATGCCCACGATCGCGATCGGCTCGTGCCGGCCGTCCTCGACCTCGCGCAGCCGGCGCCGGGTCTCGTGGAGGTCGGCCGTCGCGCGCCGAAGGTAGTCGCGCAGTTTCTGGTCGTTCGCCATCGAAGTGTGAGCCAATCTCGGACGGTGGTTTCCGGGGCGTCGGGAGTGGTGGGTGTGCGGTTCCGTCGGCAGGGCACCGCCCGGGGCACGGGTGTGCCACCGGACGGTGGTACGGCGGCGGCGGCCGGGCTACGGCATGCCGAGGTCGCCGTCCAGCGCGGCGAACAGTTCGTCGTCGGTGGCGGACTCGAACGCCGTGCGGGCGTCGGCGCGCGGCTCCTCGCCGCGCTCGTGCCGCCACCGGCGCAGCAGCGAGTCCAGCCGGGCCGCGACGTCGGCGTGCTCGCGGTCGGGGACACCGTCGGAGCCGGCCGCGGCCAGCAGGGCGGCCTCCAGGTCGTCGATCCGGTCGGCCAGCGACCGTCCGGCCCCCTGGTCCGGCACCAGCTCGGCGGCGAGGTGCGCGGCGAGGACGGCCGGGGTGGGGAAGTCGAAGACGAGGGTGGCGGGGAGCCGCAGCCCGGTGGCCGCGTTCAGCAGGTTGCGGAGGTCGACGGCGGCCATCGAGTCGAAGCCGACGTCCTTGAACGCCCGCTCGGGATCGACGAGTTCACCGCTGCCGTGACCGAGGACGGCGGCCGTGTTGCTGCGCACCAGGTCGAGCAGGACGAGGTCGCGCTCGGGCTCCGGGAGGCTGGCGAGCCGGTGCGCGAGCGCGTCGGCACCGGTGGAGGGAGCTCCGGCCGCCGGCCGCGCGGCACGGCGCGGCCGGGTGCGGACGAGGGTGCGCAGCAGGGCCGGCACCGTCGCGCTCCCGGCGTTCAGGGCGGCGGCCTCCAGGCCGACGGGCACCAGCACCGGGCCGTCCGCCGCCAGGGCCGCGTCGAGCAGGTCGAGCGCCCGGGCGGTCGGCAGCGGGCGCATGCCCATGCGGCGCAGCCGCTCGACGTCCGTGTCGGCCAGCTGGCCGCCCATGCCCTGTTCGCCGTCCCACAGGCCCCAGGCGAGGGAGAGGGCGGGCAGGCCCTGGTCCGCGCGGTGGCGGGCGAGAGCGTCGAGGAACACGTTGGCGGCGGCGTAACCGGCCTGTCCGGCGCCGACGAAGAGACCGGCGGTGGACGAGAACAGCACGAAGGCGGCGAGTGGTTGATGGACCGTCAGCTCGTGGAGGTGCCAGGCGGCGTCCGCCTTGGGGCGCAGCGCCGTGTCGACGTGATGCGCCGTCTGGGTCTCGATCAGGCCGTTCTCGGCCAGTCCGGCCGTGTGGACGACGGCGTTCAGCGGGTGGCCGGCCGGGATGTCGGCGAGCAGCTTCTCCAGCGCGGCGCGGTCCGCGACGTCGCACGCCGCCACCCGCGCCTCGGCGCCCGCCGCGCCCAGTTCCCGGCACAGCTCGCGGGCGCCCGGCGCCTCCTCGCCGCGCCGGCTGACCAGGAGCAGCCGGCGGGCGCCGTACCGGGTCACCAGGTGCCGGGCGACGGCGGCGCCGAGGCCGCCGGTTCCGCCGGTGATCAGGACGGTGCCGTCGGGGTCCCAGCCGGCGCCGAGGACGGTGTCGGCGGCCGGGGCGGCGGGCCGTTCCCGGACGAGCCGCGGCGCCCACACCGTGCCGTCGCGCAGGGCGAGTTCGGCGTCGTCCGTGGTGGCGGCGGTGGCGCGCAGCCGGCGGCCCGACGCGGGGGTGCCGTCCCAGTCGAGGAGCAGCAGCCTGCCGGGGTGCTCGGCCTGCGCGGCGCGCACCAGGCCCCACAGGGGGGCGCGCGCCAGGTCGACGGCGGGGCCGGACGCGGCGTCGGGGCCCGCCGCGCCGCTGGTGAGGACCACCAGGCGGGAGGCGGCGAACGCTGGTTCGGCGAGCCATTCCCGTACGGTCGCGAGAACGTCGGTGACGGTGGTACGGACCTGGTCCGGCAGGTCGCCGCTGCCGTCCGGCCCGGGACCGCCGCACGGCAGCACCACCGTGCCGGGCACGGCGCCGGGCGCCGCGGCGAGCGAGGCGAGATCGGCGTACCCGCGCGCCTCGGGTCCCAGCGCGGCGGTGAGCAGCGGATCGGGCGCGGTACCGACGAGCGCCCAGCCACCGTCTTCCTCCCCCTCCCCCGGCAGCGGCGGAACGGCCCGCTCCGCCCAGACGGGGCGCAGTAGGGCGGCGCCGTCGGCACCTTCCGTCTCCTCCCCCGCCGGCCGCACGGCGTCGGCGTCCACGGCCCGCGCGGCGAGCGACCGGATCGTGAGCACGGGTGCCCCGGACCCGTCCGCCACCAGCACCGACGCCTCGTCGGGGCCGTGCGACGCCACGCGGACGCGCAGCGCGGCGGCCCCCGTCGCGTGCACCGTGACACCGCTCCATGCGAACGGCAGCCGCGGGCCTTCCGCGGCGGCCTGCTCATCCGCCTCGTGGAAGAGGTTGGCGTGCAGGGCCGAGTCGAGGAGGGCGGGGTGGAGCAGGTAGGACGCGGCGTCGTGCTGAGCCTCCGGCGGGAGGGCGACCTCGGCGTAGGTGGTGTCGCCCTGCCGCCAGGCGGCCTGGAGTCCCTGGAAAACCGGGCCGTAGTCGTACCCCTGGTCGGCGAGCCGCTCGTAGGCGGCGTCGAGCGGGATGGGTTGGGCGTCGGCGGGCGGCCACGCGGCGAGCTCGTCGCCGGCGTCCTCGGCGGCGGGCTCCTCGGCGGTGAGTCCCCCGGTGGCGTGCGGCGTCCACTCCGCGTGATCCGCCGAGCCCGCCGGCCGCGAATGGACGGTGACGGTACGCCGGTCCGCCTCGTCCGCCGGTCCCACCGTGATCCGCAGATCGACGGCCCGGTCGGCGGGCACGACGAGGGGCGCCTGGAGCGTCAGTTCGTCGAGGTACGGGGTGCCGGCCTGGTCACCGGCGTGCAGCGCGAGTTCGAGGAGACCGGTGCCGGGGAGCAGGGTGGTCCCCAGGATGGTGTGGTCGGCCAGCCAGGGGTGGGTACGGGTGCCGATCCGCCCGGTCAGGACGACGGTGTCCGTGTCCGGCACGGCGACGGCCGCGCCGAGCAGCGGATGCCGCGCCGGCACCTGGCCCAGAGCCTCCGGGTCACCGGCTCCCGCGCCCTCCTCCAGCCAGTAGCGGCGGCGTTGGAAGGGGTAGGTGGGGAGGTCGATGGTGCTCTTTTGTGCTGAGGGGTGGAGGGTGTGCCAGGTGATGGGGTGGCCGTGGGTCCAGAGGGTCGCCAGGGCGGTGAGGGCTTCTTGTGCCTCGGGGCGGTTGCGGCGTTGGAGGGGGAGGCAGGTGGCGGTGGTGTGGTCGGCCGCCATGGCGGTGAGGACGGCGTCGGGGCCGATCTCCAGGAAGGTGGTGATGCCGTCGGCGGTCAGGGTCGAGACCGCGTCGGCGAAGCGGACCGGGCGGCGGACGTGCTCCACCCAGTAGTCGACGCTCGTCAACTCCTCGGTGGTGGCGTGCTGTCCGGTGACGGTGGAGACGATCGGGATGCGCGGCTCGGTGAAGGTCAGGCCCGCCACGACCGTGCGGAAGTCCTCCAGCATCGACTCCATCAGCGGCGAGTGGAAGGCGTGGGAGACCTTGAGCGTCGAGGTCTTGCGGCCCTGCTCCCGCAGCTTCTCCACGATCGCGGTGACCGGTGCTTCGGCACCCGAGACAACAACTGCGCGCGGGCCGTTGACGGCAGCAACGGAAGCGTCCTGAGCGTCATCAAGGAGGGTGAGTGCTTCGTCCTCGGTGCACTGGAGGGCGGCCATGACGCCGCCCTCGGGCAGGGCCTGCATCAGCCGGCCGCGTGCGGCCACCAGCGTGCACGCGTCCGCCAGGGAGAGCACCCCGGCGACGTGGGCTGCCGCGATCTCGCCGATGGAGTGTCCGGCCAGTGCCTCCGGTCGTACGCCCCAGGACTCCACCAGGCGGAACAGCGCCGTCTCGACGGCGAACAGCGCCGGCTGCGCGTACTCCGTGCGGTTCAGCAGCTCGCCGTCCTCGCCGAAGAGGACGTCCTTGAGCGGAAGTTCGAGGCGTGCGTCGAGGTGGGCGCACACCTCATCCAGCGCCTTGCCGAACACCGGGAACGCTTCGTACAGTTCCCGGCCCATTCCTACCCGCTGTGCCCCCTGCCCGGTGAACAGGAACGCCAGCCGGCCTTCGGCGGCCGTCCTCCGCACCAGGCCCGCCGCGTCCTGCCCTGCCGCCAGCGCGGCGAGGGCGGCGGTGAGGTCCGCGCGGTTGGTGCCGGTGAGCACGGCACGGTGTTCCAGCTGTGCCCGCGTCGTCGCCAGGGCCACCGCCACCTCCCGCAGCAGCCCCGGTCCGTCCTCGCGCTCCAACACGCTCAGCAGCTGCGCGGCCTGGGCGCGCAGAGCATCCGCGGAACGGGCGCTGAGCAGCCACGGCAGAGCCGGACCGGTGGCCTGCTCTTCCGCTGCCGATTCCTCCACGGGCGGGGCTTCTTCGAGGATCACGTGGGCGTTGGTCCCGCTGATACCGAACGACGAGACACCCGCCCTGCGCGGCCGGTCACTCTCCCACACCTGCGCCTCGGTGAGCAGTTCCACCGCACCCGCCGTCCAGTCCACCTTCGACGACGGCGCGTCCACGTGCAGCGTCTTCGGCAGCACGCCGTTGCGCATCGCGAGAACCATCTTGATGATGCCCGCCACACCCGCCGCCGCCTGCGTATGCCCCAGGTTCGACTTCACCGACCCCAGCCACAACGGCCGTCCGTCGTCCGGCCGCTCCTTGCCGTACGTCGCCAGCAACGCCTGCGCCTCGATCGGATCGCCCAGCGTCGTCCCCGTACCGTGTCCCTCCACCACGTCCACCTCGGACGGCCGGAGGCCGGCCTCGGCCAGGGCCTGAAGGATGACGCGCTGCTGGGAGGGGCCGTTGGGGGCCGTGAGGCTGCTGCTGGCGCCGTCCTGGTTGACCGCCGAACCGCGCACGACCGCCAGCACCTTGTGCCCGTTGCGCAGCGCGTCCGACAGCCGCTCGACCACCAGGACGCCGACGCCCTCGCCCCAGCCGGTACCGTCCGCCGCTTCGGCGAACGCCTTGCAGCGGCCGTCGGCGGCCAGGCCGCGCTGCCGGCTGAACTCGGTGAAGGTGTCGGGCGCCGCCATCACGGTGACGCCGCCGGCCAGGGCCAGCGAGCACTCGCCGGCGCGCAGCGCGCGGACGGCCCAGTGCAGGGCGACGAGGGAGGAGGAGCAGGCGGTGTCCACGGTGACCGCCGGGCCTTCCAGGCCGAGGCTGTAGGAGACGCGGCCGGAGACGACGCTGCCCGAGTTGCCGTTGCCGACGTACCCGTCGACCTCGTCGGGGACGTGGGTGAGGCGGGCGGCGTAGTCGTGGTACATCACTCCGGCGAAGACGCCGGTTTTGCTGCCCCGCAGGGCGTGGGGGTCGAGGCCGGCCCGTTCGAGGGCTTCCCAGGACGCTTCGAGGAGCAGCCGCTGCTGGGGGTCCATGGCCAGGGCTTCGCGCGGGCCGATGCCGAAGAAGTCGGCGTCGAAGTCGGCGGCGTCGTGCAGGAATCCGCCCTCGCGGACGTAGGTGGTGCCGGGCCGCTCGGGGTCGGGGTCGTAGAGGGCGTCGGTGTCCCAGCCGCGGTTCTCGGGGAACGGGGTGATGCCGTCGCGGCCTTCGTCCAGCAGTCGCCAGAGCTCCTCGGGGGAGGTGACGCCGCCCGGGTAGCGGCAGCTCATCCCGATGACGGCGATGGGTTCGTGCTCCCTGCGCTCGGCTTCGCGCAGCCGGCGGCGGGCCTCCCGAAGGTCGGCCGTCGCCCGCTTGAGGTAATCGAGAAGTTTCTTCTCGCCTTCCACCCAAGAACCCCCTGAACCCGGAACGCGCCCGGTACCCGGTCTGATTGGTCGCCGCCCGCACCGCCCGGGCGGGGCCCGGTGGTTCCGCGGTCCGGCCGTACCGCTCCCGCTGGTACGGCCGTTCCGCCCCGTGCTCCCGTGTCCCGGCTGTGACGTGCCGGGCCTTCGCCTGGCTGCTTTGCCTCTGCGAGGGGCCGTCCGCGAACTGCGCGTGCCGGGACGGGCGGTCTCCCGGAACGCTACGGGCGGCTTCTCGGGGGCAGCCACCCTTAGCTCCCCCTAGGTACCCCTATCAGGGGCCGCGGAACGGAAACGTCCGGGTGAATTCCATGTGTCCGGCGAGGGTCGGGCCGGGGTCCTGGAGGGGTTCTCCGCGGGCCGCGGGCGCCGTTCGGCTAAGGGCCCCTAGGGGTTTGATAGGGGTCCGTCCCACCACCGCACTGCTATAGCGTTCTCGGCATCGGACGCGGCGAAACGTCCGGCGGCTCGATTTCTTCGGAAGCCGCTCGATCCCGGAAGACCGGAACACCGGTAGGAGCCGGAACACCGGCAGGAGCCGGAAGAGCCGGACCGGAAGAGCCGCTGGAGCCGGAAACGAACACCGGAAGTCCGAAAGCCACGTCAAGCCGGAAGTCACGTCAAGGAAGCCGCGAAACAGCAAGCCGCGAAACATCGATTCGGGGTAGGAAGATGCCCGCGACACCGATCGTCAAAGGAACCGCCCCTTTCGGCGACCACAAGACCTGGTACCGCGTCACCGGTGACCTGGGGAGCGGGCGTACGCCCGTCGTCGTCCTGCACGGCGGCCCGGGGAGCACGCACGACTACCTGCTGAGCCTGGCGTCCCTGGCGGAGGCCGGCCGGCCGGTCGTGCACTACGACCAGCTCGGGAACGGCGGGTCCACCCGGCTGCCGGACCGCGGCACGGACTTCTGGACCGTGCGCCTGTTCCGCGAGGAGCTGGACAATCTCCTGCGGCACCTCAAGGTGGGCGACGACTACATCCTCTTCGGGCAGTCGTGGGGCGGGATGCTGGCCGCGGACCACGCCGCCGACCGGCCCGCCGGCCTGCGCGGCCTGGTGATCGCCAACTCCCCCGCCTCGATGCCCCTGTGGCTGCGGGAGATGGCGGTGCTGCGGGAGCGGCTGCCTCCCGAGGTGCAGGAGACGCTGCTGCGGCACGAGGCGGCGGGGACCACGGACACCGCCGAGTACTTCGCGGCCATGCGGGTGTTCTACGACCGGCACGTGTGCCGCGTCCAGCCGTGGCCGCGGGACTACCTGGCGACGTTCATGGAGATCAACGACGATCCGACCGTCTACCACGCCA is a window from the Streptomyces mobaraensis genome containing:
- a CDS encoding proline iminopeptidase-family hydrolase, producing MPATPIVKGTAPFGDHKTWYRVTGDLGSGRTPVVVLHGGPGSTHDYLLSLASLAEAGRPVVHYDQLGNGGSTRLPDRGTDFWTVRLFREELDNLLRHLKVGDDYILFGQSWGGMLAADHAADRPAGLRGLVIANSPASMPLWLREMAVLRERLPPEVQETLLRHEAAGTTDTAEYFAAMRVFYDRHVCRVQPWPRDYLATFMEINDDPTVYHAMNGPNEFHVIGSLKDWSVEDRIPHIDVPTLLISGRHDEATPATVQPFYDLIPDVRWEILEESSHVPHLEEPERFTSVLTAFLAELDGAGGTAIPGAAAAIPSPSLPGESTEPKEGALG